The genomic segment TGGGAGGATATAGTCTTTGCCTATGGGGTTAGTGATGAGTACagttttattattaagaaaacCTGTAATCTTTACCAAAGGAGAGCTAATAAAATGGTTTCAGCAATTGTGTCTTTCTTCACATCCACTTATGTGATGAGATGGAATGAGTTCTTCCCACAAAGCGAGTTAAAATACCCTCCTTCCTTTGATGGGCGAGCAGTGTGCTATCCATCTACTGAGATTCTAAGGGACTACCTTTCATGGAGACAGGTGGATTGCCACATCAACAATCAATATAACTCTTGTTTCTGGAAGCTAGTTGCATCTGGAAAAAGCAAAAGGGAAGCTCAGAATAGTTTAAAGGGTGGTCAGTTgcaaaagaaaattgaagaattgGCTATTGACTACAATAAATTACCAGTCATGTTCCGACAAGGATCCTCAGTTTATAGGGACAAAGTAGACACTGTTCCAACTCACGAGGAGAATGGTAACTCTTTTGAAAGTAAAGGAAAGGTCATTGTAGAACATGTTGACATTATTGGACCAACCTTTTGGTTGGAACACCTAAACATCCTTGACGAATAGCTGCATGTGTAGCCATTGAGTctccaaattaaatttttactttatttattgttGATGGAAATTTTTACTGGTTTTGTTTCACGTTCTaggttttatatttatattttctcatTTAATTTGCTTGAAATCAGAAACtgctatatatattttattgctTAAAGTACAAATACGCATGCCAAACCTATTTCCTTTTAACATTTaatctttataatataatatttacagtaaaactaaaattcaaattgagtacagaataaatacaaatttttacgAGTATAACCAATCATGCACCCTCACTGTCCCTGTTTTGAAAAAAACTTTCGTTTCAGTTTACTTTTCTCTATCtgctttattttaaaaaaattaacaatcgGTATATTTGTCtctgaaaacaaaaaaactcaGCGGTTAATCATGGTGTAAAACAAGCAAAAGAGATACCGCtataagaaaaaagataaacactttggATTTTCATGTACTTAACTGTTAATAttgatcaaaattaaattagaaaaagtcTAACATATCACCTTTTATCTCTAATAAATAAATCTGTTAATATTTATGACAAATCAAGTAGCCAATGTAAGTTTATGAGCTTAACACCGATTTCTCCATCTGAGTGGTAGCCCTTCTTCCAATTGCATGTATCGTTAGTACGGATCCTAACCAAAACTCGCAGATTTGACAACACAGAAATGGACTTTAAGCCGAATTCAAtctcacaaaaccggcttgtagggtgaggtttgcacccacttataaactatgaattgaccttCTCACACCGAAGTATATACATCAAAAAACGtggaattaaacatttttaatcgAGTGGAACAATATGCCTAGCAAACAACGAATATCGTTAAAATAGACTCTAACTAtggctctaataccatgttagaagtggactttaagcctaactcaaccccacaaaaccggtttataaggtgaggtttgcatccacttataaactatgaattggtcttatctctaataGTCAATACGAGACTTCCAACAATGTTTAAGTTGAGTTAAAATTAACACTAAAAAGAAGACCAATACCAACAATGAGCAATTTGATATCTCAAATCAGAGTTAGAACGagatatgtttatttttattgtctcAGTACTTCCGATTAGTAGGTGAGTAAATACTTTAGAACgatcaacaaattagataaaatatttcttcattttaaggCACAAAGTTCCTGATATAAGTATTAAAAAACTTGACTTCCCTTTACGGAAAACTTCAAATTTAATGCTTGTAAAGAAAGGAGTTGGGAGAACTTTATCCCTAATCCTACATTGACATGACTCAACATGGATAAGTTGTGATTTAATGACTAGTAAATACTAAGCGTATCAAATAAAGTGCTAAATCTaaaacttttgtaatttagAAAAGCCATTCATTGTTGTACATCGTAATTTCTGTAAGGCTACTCTTCTTTCTTTAAGTATGATGATTACAACACTCGCGTTTAGcaaatttctcattttgtttttttctttaaaaaagatGTGGCATGTAGAAAAATCCTGTCAACTTCATCCAGCTTTGGTAAGTCTTGGTCCTTTTCCATGTTTTTGGAATTCAGAGACATTTGTCGTAGATGCTCCTCAAAATCAATTGTTTCTCCATTGCTTTGCTCTGGAAACTTATCAAACTCGTCCAAATAAAGAGGTTTTTCCTCTTTGGTGAAATTCTCTACATCCGAATCTGTCTCAAATATATCTGATAACTTATCGGAATCAAAATCCAACTCAGAGTCATTATCTGTCTCATCTTCTGTGCATCCAATGTTATCATCCATCAACTGTTGGTGTTTATCTGAATTGTCTaactgaaaatttgaaattctctCTCTGTCAATGTCCTGGATTGCGTCAGAAGCATATGCATTACTCTCTGCTGCACTTTTGAATTGCGCTTGCAGAATTTCAAGTTCTTGCTCTAGTCTTGGAATATGTCTCCTCACAGCACGGAGAGCATCCCTGTATTTGGATTTATCCAATGCCTGCAAAAGATGAGAATCAACATCATGAAGGCACcgaagaatttttaaaataaaaagaaacatcaAATTTTGTGAAACAGACAAGTAGCATGAACATGAGTGATTGTATGTATGCATCAAAGGTCCGCAAATGCAAAATTTCAAACGTAGCCGTGGTTGTGCAACTGAAGCATTATGTAGTAGAAATTTCACCATAAAATTCTGGACAATGAAAGACCAAGAACTGTTGGAGGATTTTGAAACCCCACACCCAGTTAAACTCAATTTCTATTCTGTATTAAAAAGTGACTAAAAATTTAGTACACAACACAGTACCTTCTTTCTCGAAAGAGACACTCGTGGAGACATAATCTCTGTTGGAGGTTGGGAGTAGTTTTTCCCTCTGTACATTATTATTGTGTTATCTTCATGAATGTCAAGCACTATACCTCCAGTCAATCTTGCCAGCTCAACAGCAATGTCCTTAACCTCCTCTGCTGAAAATGTCTTCACCACTACTTTCAAGGTCTGATGTTTTTTCCAATGTAGATGCATGTTCAAAATTACACCTTGGTAAATTCCTCGCCTTCCAACTGGCACATAATTTTTGCATTTAAGGCCCATctttaagaagaaaaagtgcTCTTCCGGTGTCAATATCTCAGGATCGTGGGTTGTTTCAGAAGATTCAGCAGGCTCAATCTTTTTTAGGGCTTCACAAagtctctcttctttctttcgAGCCTAGAATGATGGAGAAAACACTGTATGTTCAATAACTGacacaacaaaatcaaattaagtTTTCATAACACTTTTAACTGTATGATGTATTCAATTACTGTATGAATAGTTTGTACATAGAAACATTAGGATCAACCTTCGtttgaggaaaaaaaatgtcTTGTTCAGACAAACCCATGATGTTGTACCAAGATCAGAGAAATTTTATTGGAGTAGGCAGGT from the Vigna angularis cultivar LongXiaoDou No.4 chromosome 3, ASM1680809v1, whole genome shotgun sequence genome contains:
- the LOC108324165 gene encoding uncharacterized CRM domain-containing protein At3g25440, chloroplastic-like isoform X1, which gives rise to MAWRLLALRPLTKFHFHNNLSFNSSFPKTSLDYVVCKVRGQEPILYQLYYMKTCSILGSIGFHSCSFLKYNNKVAEKHYQDFEKAPIGNEGNGNAKENKKKLKGKRAVVRWLKFFRFKKKKEYERMTSEEKILYKLLKARKKEERLCEALKKIEPAESSETTHDPEILTPEEHFFFLKMGLKCKNYVPVGRRGIYQGVILNMHLHWKKHQTLKVVVKTFSAEEVKDIAVELARLTGGIVLDIHEDNTIIMYRGKNYSQPPTEIMSPRVSLSRKKALDKSKYRDALRAVRRHIPRLEQELEILQAQFKSAAESNAYASDAIQDIDRERISNFQLDNSDKHQQLMDDNIGCTEDETDNDSELDFDSDKLSDIFETDSDVENFTKEEKPLYLDEFDKFPEQSNGETIDFEEHLRQMSLNSKNMEKDQDLPKLDEVDRIFLHATSFLKKKTK
- the LOC108324165 gene encoding uncharacterized CRM domain-containing protein At3g25440, chloroplastic-like isoform X3, with the translated sequence MRSWSSPSLLRRSQTSKIWIRSGSYLDCLNMARKKEERLCEALKKIEPAESSETTHDPEILTPEEHFFFLKMGLKCKNYVPVGRRGIYQGVILNMHLHWKKHQTLKVVVKTFSAEEVKDIAVELARLTGGIVLDIHEDNTIIMYRGKNYSQPPTEIMSPRVSLSRKKALDKSKYRDALRAVRRHIPRLEQELEILQAQFKSAAESNAYASDAIQDIDRERISNFQLDNSDKHQQLMDDNIGCTEDETDNDSELDFDSDKLSDIFETDSDVENFTKEEKPLYLDEFDKFPEQSNGETIDFEEHLRQMSLNSKNMEKDQDLPKLDEVDRIFLHATSFLKKKTK
- the LOC108324165 gene encoding uncharacterized CRM domain-containing protein At3g25440, chloroplastic-like isoform X2 encodes the protein MKTCSILGSIGFHSCSFLKYNNKVAEKHYQDFEKAPIGNEGNGNAKENKKKLKGKRAVVRWLKFFRFKKKKEYERMTSEEKILYKLLKARKKEERLCEALKKIEPAESSETTHDPEILTPEEHFFFLKMGLKCKNYVPVGRRGIYQGVILNMHLHWKKHQTLKVVVKTFSAEEVKDIAVELARLTGGIVLDIHEDNTIIMYRGKNYSQPPTEIMSPRVSLSRKKALDKSKYRDALRAVRRHIPRLEQELEILQAQFKSAAESNAYASDAIQDIDRERISNFQLDNSDKHQQLMDDNIGCTEDETDNDSELDFDSDKLSDIFETDSDVENFTKEEKPLYLDEFDKFPEQSNGETIDFEEHLRQMSLNSKNMEKDQDLPKLDEVDRIFLHATSFLKKKTK
- the LOC108324165 gene encoding uncharacterized CRM domain-containing protein At3g25440, chloroplastic-like isoform X4 yields the protein MGLSEQDIFFPQTKARKKEERLCEALKKIEPAESSETTHDPEILTPEEHFFFLKMGLKCKNYVPVGRRGIYQGVILNMHLHWKKHQTLKVVVKTFSAEEVKDIAVELARLTGGIVLDIHEDNTIIMYRGKNYSQPPTEIMSPRVSLSRKKALDKSKYRDALRAVRRHIPRLEQELEILQAQFKSAAESNAYASDAIQDIDRERISNFQLDNSDKHQQLMDDNIGCTEDETDNDSELDFDSDKLSDIFETDSDVENFTKEEKPLYLDEFDKFPEQSNGETIDFEEHLRQMSLNSKNMEKDQDLPKLDEVDRIFLHATSFLKKKTK